The nucleotide window CATGACCATAGCCCTCAATATAGAGCCTGGTCCCAAGACTAATTACATCCGGGTCGACGGCAACCACGCCATAGCCCGCTTTCATACCGCAACTTGTCCTGCCTGTCGCCCACTTTCCACAGCTTCTTGGGCCGGGATCATATGCGCTGGCAGACATTTTCAGCACGCGCTTTGTGCGGTATTCGCCGCGGCTGGTATAGCGGCCTTTTGAACCAATGCTGACCACCTTGTTCACGGGCTGCTTTACCACAACGCTCTCGACTTTGGTGCGCATTACGGGCACGCCGTCATGACAGCGGACCTTGTAACGCACGACCTTTTCTCCACGAACCCCGTTCCTGGTCACTTTGACCACTCCCGGGCGCAGAGACTTAGTGAATGTTTTAACGGTCTCGAAACCGATAGGGCTCTTGATCTCCTCAATCGATTCTGAAACCCGAACAACCGTGATTTTCATCCCATCATGCGGCTGTCCATTCGTCGCAGGTGTGACCATATCGATCGGTCCCACCACGATCCCTTCTTCCTTGAGGGTCGCGCCAACAGACGTCTGGGCGGTGCGTACCTGTCGTTCATTTCCATCATAGCGGATTTTGACAGTCACCGTTTCCAGGCGCTGGGCTTGCACGACGTCATCTCGGTTGGCTCCAACCGCCATCAGCATTGTCAGCATAATTACTGCCACTGCGGCGGTTCGCGCGAGCCGAAACTCTCGTCTTCGCAAAACATCGCCTCCTTTCCCGCGCCAATTACCCATAGAGGATGCTATGTAAACCTTTTAGCCGTCACATAAGCGCCCGGCAACTGCCGCGAGAACATCCAATGCTAACACATCAGTCGCTGCTCTGTCAAATTTACCGGCCATACGCTCTGACCACTCGCGTTGACAGTTCACGTGAGCCGAGATAAAATAAGTGTGGAAAAGGGCCGCGGAATAGCGCATTGTCCGCGGCCTTTGCTGCGAATATGGCTATTTTAACACTCTCCAATATAAAAAAATCCTACGGCACCCGTGATCTCTTTGATGACGTTTCGCTTCTTGTAAATGAACGTGAGCGCACAGCTCTGATTGGGGCGAACGGCACCGGCAAGACCACACTGCTCAAGATAATTTGTAGTCAGGAGTCTGCGGACGACGGGACAGTCAACAAAGAGAGCGGGACCACGATCGGTTATCTGCCGCAGGAAGTCGATCTGCCGGAGACATCGGAGATGCTGCCCGCCGTGGTGGGCGTGACGCCGGAGATATATGAATGCGCCTGCGAGCTAGCCGACCTGGATAGAAAGATGAAGCACTCGACAGGTGAGCAGGCCCATATTCTCGGCAGCAGATATGCGGAGATCAGCCATCGGTTCGACAATCTGCGCGGATTCGATTATCAGGTTCAGGCGAAAGCTATACTGTTGGGGCTGGGTTTCGAGGAGTCGGACCTTGTCAAACCAGTGCAGACTCTCAGCGGCGGCCAGAAGACCAGGGCAGCGCTGGCAAGGCTGCTGCTTTTGTCACCGGATCTGTTGCTGCTTGACGAGCCTACCAACCATCTGGACATACAGGCCTGCGAATGGCTCCAGGAATATCTGCAGGACAGATATAAAGGCGCTGCGCTCATAGTCAGTCATGATCGCTACTTTATGGACAGGG belongs to bacterium and includes:
- a CDS encoding G5 domain-containing protein, whose amino-acid sequence is MRRREFRLARTAAVAVIMLTMLMAVGANRDDVVQAQRLETVTVKIRYDGNERQVRTAQTSVGATLKEEGIVVGPIDMVTPATNGQPHDGMKITVVRVSESIEEIKSPIGFETVKTFTKSLRPGVVKVTRNGVRGEKVVRYKVRCHDGVPVMRTKVESVVVKQPVNKVVSIGSKGRYTSRGEYRTKRVLKMSASAYDPGPRSCGKWATGRTSCGMKAGYGVVAVDPDVISLGTRLYIEGYGHAIAGDVGRSIQGNRIDLGFDTYREAIRFGRKKVNVHILE